A DNA window from Loxodonta africana isolate mLoxAfr1 chromosome 7, mLoxAfr1.hap2, whole genome shotgun sequence contains the following coding sequences:
- the LOC100677648 gene encoding olfactory receptor 5P1-like, with translation MYLFLSHLAFVDTGCSTSVTPIMLIGFLRHGTVLFVTVCETQLYSVVMFGTAECFLLAAMAYDRYVAICSPLFYSTHMSPRICIILVGASYLGGCVNSWTFTSCLLSLSFCGPNQIDHFFCDFSPLLKLSCSHTSTIQIIPSISSGSIIVVTVFVIVLSYIYILITILKMRSTEGRHKAFSTCTSHLTAVILYYGTITFIYVMPKSSYSSDQNKVVSVFYTVVIPMLNPLIYSLRNKDVKEALRKVTVRIYS, from the coding sequence ATGTACCTCTTCCTCAGTCATTTGGCTTTTGTGGATACTGGGTGTTCCACATCAGTCACACCTATAATGCTTATAGGGTTCCTTAGACATGGAACAGTACTGTTTGTTACTGTCTGTGAAACCCAGCTGTACTCTGTGGTCATGTTTGGGACAGCCGAGTGCTTCCTGCTGGCtgccatggcctatgatcgctatgtggccatctgctcaCCCCTTTTCTACTCCACCCACATGTCCCCCAGAATCTGCATCATCTTAGTGGGAGCTTCCTATCTGGGTGGGTGTGTAAATTCTTGGACATTTACGAGTTGTTTATTGAGTCTATCCTTCTGTGGACCAAATCAGATAGATCACTTCTTCTGTGATTTCTCCCCTTTGTTGAAACTTTCCTGTTCACATACTTCCACCATTCAGATTATCCCTTCCATCTCTTCTGGATCCATCATTGTAGTCACCGTGTTTGTCATAGTTCTCTCTTATATCTACATCCTCATCACAATCCTGAAGATGCGCTCCACTGAAGGGAGACATAAGGCCTTCTCCACTTGTACTTCTCACCTCACTGCAGTTATTCTCTACTATGGAactattacatttatttatgtgatgcccAAGTCTAGCTACTCAAGTGACCAGAACAAGGTGGTGTCTGTGTTTTACACAgtggtgatccccatgttgaacccccttatctacagtctgaggaacaaagatgtaaaagaggCCCTGAGAAAGGTAACTGTCAGAATATATTCTTAA
- the LOC100653653 gene encoding olfactory receptor 5P4-like, whose product MKMVNHTTVTEFIILGLTDDPTLCSIFFVIFLGVYVVTIWGNFSTIILIRGSPQLHTPMYLFLCHLAFVDIGYSTSVTPLMIVSFLRERTAIAVAGCIAQLGSNVIFGTAEAFLLASLAYDRYVAISSPLLYSTHMSPSVCIILLVASYLSGCVNASLCTGCLMSLTFCGPNKINHFFCDLPPLVKLSCTHIYMAEISPAISAGSIIVITLFIIVVSYVYILHAILKMRSTEGRHKAFSTCTSHLTVVTLFYGPVTFVYVIPKSRHSPDYVKVVSVFYTVVIPMLNPLIYSLRNKEIKEAMRKLMARTHWSFLK is encoded by the coding sequence ATGAAGATGGTAAACCACACAACAGTGACAGAGTTCATTATTTTGGGGTTAACGGATGATCCTACACTTTGTTCCATCTTCTTCGTGATTTTTCTAGGAGTCTATGTTGTTACCATATGGGGCAATTTCAGCACAATCATCTTAATCCGAGGCAGCCCTCAGCTTCACACCCCAATGTACCTTTTCCTCTGCCATTTGGCTTTTGTGGACATCGGGTATTCTACATCAGTCACACCTCTCATGATTGTGAGTTTCTTAAGAGAAAGAACTGCCATCGCTGTTGCTGGCTGTATAGCCCAGCTTGGCTCTAATGTTATCTTTGGGACAGCTGAAGCCTTCCTGCTGGCTTCCCTGGCCTAcgatcgctatgtggccatctcctCCCCACTTCTCTACTCCACACACATGTCTCCCAGTGTCTGCATCATCTTACTGGTTGCTTCCTATCTCAGTGGGTGTGTGAATGCTTCATTGTGTACTGGCTGTTTAATGAGCCTGACTTTCTGTGGCCCAAATAAAATtaaccacttcttctgtgacctTCCACCACTAGTGAAGCTTTCTTGTACCCATATTTATATGGCTGAAATATCCCCTGCCATCTCAGCTGGGTCTATCATTGTAATCACGCTGTTTATCATAGTTGTTTCATATGTCTACATCCTCCACGCCATCCTGAAGATGCGCTCTACAGAGGGACGGCACAAAGCCTTCTCTACCTGCACTTCCCACCTCACTGTAgtcactttgttttatgggccagttACCTTTGTTTATGTCATACCAAAGTCAAGGCACTCACCTGACTATGTTAAAGTGGTGTCTGTGTTTTACACGgtggtgatccccatgttgaaCCCCCTTATTTACAGTCTGAGAAACAAGGAGATCAAAGAGGCCATGAGAAAATTGATGGCTAGAACACACTGGTCTTTTTTAAAGTAA